In the genome of Cuculus canorus isolate bCucCan1 chromosome 28, bCucCan1.pri, whole genome shotgun sequence, one region contains:
- the ZNF687 gene encoding zinc finger protein 687 isoform X1 produces the protein MAGRNREACWENREAHWEPSCSSRCRRKLTESLCHIPTMGDMKTPDFDDLLAAFDIPDIDTNEAIHSGHEEADTHIKQVPGEPGPPDHVLPHADITAVSVIVKNTVCPEQLDALDGRSKDGHVLAPRLLQNGFGATEMPRSPTARSVEAVASSNGECWVKEKGPKPLDIFSPFSPDPNEDNAANLIDRPRECKPKEKSLAVPSLSPSPTPSLDCKEPLGESTENLPPAFPPSFETSQAGGANGSPPAIACIKKEESDSEEVGREASPKGLAAALGDSPLDHLKSVTVRYSTDDSPIVSWPGSDPNLDSSASNMPEVKRSPTSPREPFFKPSSPVVQSPRLPASPKPLDNIALKEEQEVLEKSMGSPQSMSSAEEADEEEDNNNDSPSSNSSRPLKVRIKTIKTSCGSITRTVTRVSSDSEPGSTKGPAEQSSQEATLETASFPAAAEKEEGIALEVPKEKMELSSPLKTIEGPKIVSVQLGNGTKLKGTVLPVSTIQNASSAMLIAASVAQQKSVVLPAKTGKAVAKNIINLVPQTLPKADTRTNVSTVTQTSTITTTANQKVNGTTVVMVQPQKPSPTIAGTVISRSQSSLVEAFNKILNSKNLLPTYKPNLNPPADASLALPPFGYRCLECGDSFALEKSLARHYDRRSMRIEVTCNHCTKRLVFFNKCSLLLHAREHKDKGLVMQCSHLVMRPIALDQMIGQPDITPLVSVTSFPASKVTGVAQDALVTANGVQELPILPLSTSAEQSNYSCFRCLECKEQCKDKAGLAAHFQQAVTTGTTSSTVCSTCPMIMANRCSFSAHQRMHKNRPPHVCPECGGNFLLANFEAHLKEACLHFSRRVGYRCPSCAVVFGGVNSIKSHIQTSHCEVFHKCPICPMAFKSAPSAHAHVYTQHPGFSNQQSKMIYKCAMCDTVFTHKPLLSSHFDQHLLNQRVSVFKCPDCPLLFAQKRTMLEHLKNTHQPQKPKDDVVKKAAVLLTPKQEPVETPVSKISEESSSSTEEDEPPSSPELRKTKRSRFQRKTVNKSKCSGWTCGVCHSWFPERDEYVSHMKKDHGKSVKKFPCHLCERSFCSAPSLRRHVRVNHEGIKRVYPCRYCTEGKRTFSSRLILEKHIQVRHGIKVTDQTKSQEVVIARIGSGTGQVSGRKRKLSSDEGDSCSEEPDSTTPPSKNPKGERKAPFRCRKCGYLASSSAEFQEHIPQHRTDESSHQCRECGLCFTSQVSLNRHRFITHKKKKGAGEAEEPGPRSPLEGGAQHAADGKLSCKVCGRCFDSQLNLKTHFRTHGMAFIRARQNASPEN, from the exons ATGGCTGGGAGGAATCGGGAAGCTTGCTGGGAGAACCGTGAAGCTCACTGGGAGCCCTCGTGCAGTTCCAGATGCAGGAGGAAGCTTACGGAGAG CCTCTGCCACATCCCCACCATGGGTGACATGAAAACTCCGGATTTCGATGACCTCCTGGCAGCTTTTGATATTCCTGACATCGATACGAACGAGGCCATCCACTCTGGCCACGAGGAAGCTGACACTCACATCAAACAAGTCCCAGGGGAACCGGGACCCCCTGACCACGTCCTGCCCCACGCGGACATCACCGCCGTCAGCGTGATCGTGAAAAACACTGTCTGCCCTGAGCAGCTCGATGCGTTGGACGGGCGCAGTAAGGATGGCCATGTCCTGGCACCCCGCCTGCTGCAGAACGGCTTCGGCGCCACCGAGATGCCCAGATCCCCCACCGCCAGGTCCGTGGAAGCCGTGGCGTCCTCCAACGGGGAATGCTGGGTGAAAGAGAAAGGCCCCAAACCCCTGGATATCTTCTCCCCTTTTAGCCCCGATCCCAACGAAGACAACGCTGCCAACCTGATTGACAGACCGCGGGAATGCAAACCGAAAGAGAAATCCCTCGCCGTGCCCTCCCTCTCACCATCTCCCACCCCGTCGCTGGACTGCAAGGAGCCCCTGGGGGAGAGCACGGAGAACCTGCCCCCGGCGTTTCCACCGTCCTTCGAAACAAGCCAGGCTGGGGGAGCAAATGGGTCACCTCCTGCCATCGCCTGCATCAAGAAAGAGGAGTCTGACTCGGAGGAGGTGGGACGTGAAGCCAGCCCCAAGGGTTTGGCTGCAGCCTTGGGCGACAGCCCCTTGGATCACCTGAAATCTGTCACTGTGCGCTACTCCACAGATGATTCCCCCATTGTGTCCTGGCCCGGTTCTGACCCAAACCTTGACAGCAGCGCCAGCAACATGCCCGAGGTGAAGCGCTCGCCCACCAGCCCCCGGGAGCCGTTCTTCAAGCCCTCCTCACCGGTGGTGCAAAGCCCTCGGCTCCCTGCTTCGCCAAAGCCGCTGGACAACATTGCCCTCAAGGAAGAGCAGGAAGTTCTGGAGAAGTCAATGGGGAGCCCGCAGAGTATGTCCAGCGCTGAGGAAGCCGATGAGGAAGAAGACAACAACAACGATTCACCTTCTTCCAATTCCTCCCGGCCCCTGAAAGTGCGGATTAAAACCATCAAAACGTCCTGTGGCAGCATCACCCGGACGGTGACCAGGGTCTCGTCGGATTCAGAGCCAGGCTCCACGAAGGGCCCGGCCGAGCAGAGCTCTCAGGAGGCCACTCTCGAGACCGCCAGCTTCCCAGCAGCggcagagaaagaggaagggatCGCACTGGAGGTGCCTAAGGAGAAGATGGagctctccagccctctgaaaaCCATTGAGGGGCCCAAAATCGTCAGCGTTCAGCTTGGCAATGGCACCAAGCTCAAAGGGACTGTCCTGCCCGTCTCCACCATCCAGAACGCCAGCAGTGCCATGCTGATCGCTGCCAGTGTGGCTCAGCAAAAGTCCGTGGTGCTGCCAGCCAAGACGGGCAAAGCCGTGGCGAAGAACATCATCAACCTGGTGCCACAGACCCTGCCCAAAGCCGACACCAGGACCAACGTCAGCACGGTGACTCAGACCAGCACCATCACCACCACGGCCAACCAGAAAGTCAACGGCACCACGGTTGTCATGGTGCAGCCGCAGAAGCCATCCCCGACTATCGCAGGCACCGTCATCTCCCGGAGCCAATCCAGCCTCGTGGAAGCCTTTAACAAGATCCTCAACAGCAAAAACCTTTTGCCGACGTACAAACCCAACCTGAACCCACCAGCTGACGCGAGCCTCGCGCTGCCGCCCTTCGGTTATCGCTGCCTGGAGTGCGGAGACTCCTTCGCCctggagaagagcctggctcgCCACTACGACCGGCGCAGCATGCGCATCGAGGTGACCTGCAACCACTGCACCAAGCGCCTCGTCTTCTTCAACAAGTGCAGCTTGCTCTTGCACGCGCGGGAGCACAAGGACAAGGGGTTGGTGATGCAGTGTTCCCACCTGGTCATGAGACCCATCGCTTTGGATCAGATGATTGGACAGCCGGACATCACCCCTCTGGTCTCGGTGACTTCCTTCCCCGCCAGCAAAGTGACCGGCGTGGCTCAGGACGCCTTGGTCACAGCCAACggggtgcaggagctgccaATCCTGCCCCTCAGCACCAGCGCTGAGCAGAGCAACTACAGCTGCTTCCGTTGTCTGGAGTGCAAGGAGCAGTGCAAGGACAAAGCTGGGCTGGCTGCGCATTTCCAGCAGGCGGTGACCACGGGGACGACCAGCAGCACG GTTTGCTCTACGTGTCCCATGATCATGGCCAACCGCTGCAGCTTCAGCGCCCATCAGCGAATGCACAAGAACCGCCCGCCCCACGTCTGCCCGGAATGCGGCGGCAATTTCCTTCTGGCCAACTTCGAGGCCCACCTGAAGGAGGCCTGCCTGCACTTCTCCCGCAGAGTCGGGTACAG GTGCCCCAGCTGCGCTGTGGTCTTCGGTGGCGTCAACTCCATCAAGTCCCACATCCAGACGTCCCACTGCGAGGTGTTCCACAAGTGCCCCATCTGCCCCATGGCGTTCAAGTCGGCTCCCAGCGCCCACGCCCACGTCTACACGCAGCACCCCGGCTTCAGCAACCAGCAGTCCAA GATGATTTATAAGTGTGCGATGTGCGACACTGTCTTCACCCACAAACCGCTGCTTTCCTCCCACTTCGATCAACATCTGCTAAACCAGCGCGTCAGCGTCTTCAAGTGTCCCGACTGCCCACTGCTCTTTGCCCAGAAGCGCACCATGCTGGAGCACCTCAAG AACACCCACCAGCCCCAGAAGCCCAAGGACGACGTGGTGAAGAAGGCGGCTGTCCTGCTGACGCCGAAGCAGGAGCCTGTGGAAACCCCAGTGTCCAAGATCTCGGAGGAGTCGTCGTCCTCCACAGAGGAGGATGAGCCCCCCAGCTCCCCGGAGCTGCGCAAGACCAAGCGGAGCCGCTTCCAGCGCAAGACAGTCAACAAGTCCAAGTGCAGCGGGTGGACGTGTGGCGTTTGCCACTCCTGGTTCCCAGAGCGCGATGAATACGTCTCCCACATGAAGAAGGACCATGGCAAG tcgGTGAAGAAGTTCCCGTGCCACCTGTGTGAGCGCTcgttctgctctgctcccagcctcCGGAGACACGTGCGAGTCAACCATGAAGGGATCAAGCGCGTCTATCCCTGCCG GTACTGCACCGAGGGCAAACGGACCTTCAGCAGCCGGCTGATCCTAGAGAAACACATCCAAGTGCGACATGGAATCAAGGTGACTGACCAGACGAAGAGCCAGGAGGTCGTTATCGCCCGGATAGGGTCTGGCACTGGGCAG GTGTCCGGTCGGAAGCGGAAGCTGTCCTCGGATGAGGGCGACTCGTGCAGTGAGGAGCCGGACAGCACCACCCCTCCCTCCAAAAACCCCAAGGGCGAACGCAAAGCTCCCTTCCGGTGCCGGAAATGTGGATACCTTGCCAGCAGCTCCGCTGAATTCCAGGAGCACATTCCCCAGCACCGGACTGACGAGAGCTCCCACCAGTGCCGGGAGTGTGGGCTCTGCTTCACCTCCCAGGTGTCCCTCAACCGCCACCGCTTTATCACCcacaagaagaagaagggagCGGGCGAGGCTGAGGAGCCAGGGCCGCGGAGCCCGCTGGAAGGAGGCGCCCAGCATGCAGCCGACGGAAAACTCTCCTGCAAGGTGTGCGGCCGCTGCTTCGACAGCCAACTCAACCTCAAGACGCACTTCCGCACGCACGGCATGGCCTTTATCCGCGCCAGGCAGAACGCGAGCCCCGAGAACTAG
- the ZNF687 gene encoding zinc finger protein 687 isoform X2: MGDMKTPDFDDLLAAFDIPDIDTNEAIHSGHEEADTHIKQVPGEPGPPDHVLPHADITAVSVIVKNTVCPEQLDALDGRSKDGHVLAPRLLQNGFGATEMPRSPTARSVEAVASSNGECWVKEKGPKPLDIFSPFSPDPNEDNAANLIDRPRECKPKEKSLAVPSLSPSPTPSLDCKEPLGESTENLPPAFPPSFETSQAGGANGSPPAIACIKKEESDSEEVGREASPKGLAAALGDSPLDHLKSVTVRYSTDDSPIVSWPGSDPNLDSSASNMPEVKRSPTSPREPFFKPSSPVVQSPRLPASPKPLDNIALKEEQEVLEKSMGSPQSMSSAEEADEEEDNNNDSPSSNSSRPLKVRIKTIKTSCGSITRTVTRVSSDSEPGSTKGPAEQSSQEATLETASFPAAAEKEEGIALEVPKEKMELSSPLKTIEGPKIVSVQLGNGTKLKGTVLPVSTIQNASSAMLIAASVAQQKSVVLPAKTGKAVAKNIINLVPQTLPKADTRTNVSTVTQTSTITTTANQKVNGTTVVMVQPQKPSPTIAGTVISRSQSSLVEAFNKILNSKNLLPTYKPNLNPPADASLALPPFGYRCLECGDSFALEKSLARHYDRRSMRIEVTCNHCTKRLVFFNKCSLLLHAREHKDKGLVMQCSHLVMRPIALDQMIGQPDITPLVSVTSFPASKVTGVAQDALVTANGVQELPILPLSTSAEQSNYSCFRCLECKEQCKDKAGLAAHFQQAVTTGTTSSTVCSTCPMIMANRCSFSAHQRMHKNRPPHVCPECGGNFLLANFEAHLKEACLHFSRRVGYRCPSCAVVFGGVNSIKSHIQTSHCEVFHKCPICPMAFKSAPSAHAHVYTQHPGFSNQQSKMIYKCAMCDTVFTHKPLLSSHFDQHLLNQRVSVFKCPDCPLLFAQKRTMLEHLKNTHQPQKPKDDVVKKAAVLLTPKQEPVETPVSKISEESSSSTEEDEPPSSPELRKTKRSRFQRKTVNKSKCSGWTCGVCHSWFPERDEYVSHMKKDHGKSVKKFPCHLCERSFCSAPSLRRHVRVNHEGIKRVYPCRYCTEGKRTFSSRLILEKHIQVRHGIKVTDQTKSQEVVIARIGSGTGQVSGRKRKLSSDEGDSCSEEPDSTTPPSKNPKGERKAPFRCRKCGYLASSSAEFQEHIPQHRTDESSHQCRECGLCFTSQVSLNRHRFITHKKKKGAGEAEEPGPRSPLEGGAQHAADGKLSCKVCGRCFDSQLNLKTHFRTHGMAFIRARQNASPEN; encoded by the exons ATGGGTGACATGAAAACTCCGGATTTCGATGACCTCCTGGCAGCTTTTGATATTCCTGACATCGATACGAACGAGGCCATCCACTCTGGCCACGAGGAAGCTGACACTCACATCAAACAAGTCCCAGGGGAACCGGGACCCCCTGACCACGTCCTGCCCCACGCGGACATCACCGCCGTCAGCGTGATCGTGAAAAACACTGTCTGCCCTGAGCAGCTCGATGCGTTGGACGGGCGCAGTAAGGATGGCCATGTCCTGGCACCCCGCCTGCTGCAGAACGGCTTCGGCGCCACCGAGATGCCCAGATCCCCCACCGCCAGGTCCGTGGAAGCCGTGGCGTCCTCCAACGGGGAATGCTGGGTGAAAGAGAAAGGCCCCAAACCCCTGGATATCTTCTCCCCTTTTAGCCCCGATCCCAACGAAGACAACGCTGCCAACCTGATTGACAGACCGCGGGAATGCAAACCGAAAGAGAAATCCCTCGCCGTGCCCTCCCTCTCACCATCTCCCACCCCGTCGCTGGACTGCAAGGAGCCCCTGGGGGAGAGCACGGAGAACCTGCCCCCGGCGTTTCCACCGTCCTTCGAAACAAGCCAGGCTGGGGGAGCAAATGGGTCACCTCCTGCCATCGCCTGCATCAAGAAAGAGGAGTCTGACTCGGAGGAGGTGGGACGTGAAGCCAGCCCCAAGGGTTTGGCTGCAGCCTTGGGCGACAGCCCCTTGGATCACCTGAAATCTGTCACTGTGCGCTACTCCACAGATGATTCCCCCATTGTGTCCTGGCCCGGTTCTGACCCAAACCTTGACAGCAGCGCCAGCAACATGCCCGAGGTGAAGCGCTCGCCCACCAGCCCCCGGGAGCCGTTCTTCAAGCCCTCCTCACCGGTGGTGCAAAGCCCTCGGCTCCCTGCTTCGCCAAAGCCGCTGGACAACATTGCCCTCAAGGAAGAGCAGGAAGTTCTGGAGAAGTCAATGGGGAGCCCGCAGAGTATGTCCAGCGCTGAGGAAGCCGATGAGGAAGAAGACAACAACAACGATTCACCTTCTTCCAATTCCTCCCGGCCCCTGAAAGTGCGGATTAAAACCATCAAAACGTCCTGTGGCAGCATCACCCGGACGGTGACCAGGGTCTCGTCGGATTCAGAGCCAGGCTCCACGAAGGGCCCGGCCGAGCAGAGCTCTCAGGAGGCCACTCTCGAGACCGCCAGCTTCCCAGCAGCggcagagaaagaggaagggatCGCACTGGAGGTGCCTAAGGAGAAGATGGagctctccagccctctgaaaaCCATTGAGGGGCCCAAAATCGTCAGCGTTCAGCTTGGCAATGGCACCAAGCTCAAAGGGACTGTCCTGCCCGTCTCCACCATCCAGAACGCCAGCAGTGCCATGCTGATCGCTGCCAGTGTGGCTCAGCAAAAGTCCGTGGTGCTGCCAGCCAAGACGGGCAAAGCCGTGGCGAAGAACATCATCAACCTGGTGCCACAGACCCTGCCCAAAGCCGACACCAGGACCAACGTCAGCACGGTGACTCAGACCAGCACCATCACCACCACGGCCAACCAGAAAGTCAACGGCACCACGGTTGTCATGGTGCAGCCGCAGAAGCCATCCCCGACTATCGCAGGCACCGTCATCTCCCGGAGCCAATCCAGCCTCGTGGAAGCCTTTAACAAGATCCTCAACAGCAAAAACCTTTTGCCGACGTACAAACCCAACCTGAACCCACCAGCTGACGCGAGCCTCGCGCTGCCGCCCTTCGGTTATCGCTGCCTGGAGTGCGGAGACTCCTTCGCCctggagaagagcctggctcgCCACTACGACCGGCGCAGCATGCGCATCGAGGTGACCTGCAACCACTGCACCAAGCGCCTCGTCTTCTTCAACAAGTGCAGCTTGCTCTTGCACGCGCGGGAGCACAAGGACAAGGGGTTGGTGATGCAGTGTTCCCACCTGGTCATGAGACCCATCGCTTTGGATCAGATGATTGGACAGCCGGACATCACCCCTCTGGTCTCGGTGACTTCCTTCCCCGCCAGCAAAGTGACCGGCGTGGCTCAGGACGCCTTGGTCACAGCCAACggggtgcaggagctgccaATCCTGCCCCTCAGCACCAGCGCTGAGCAGAGCAACTACAGCTGCTTCCGTTGTCTGGAGTGCAAGGAGCAGTGCAAGGACAAAGCTGGGCTGGCTGCGCATTTCCAGCAGGCGGTGACCACGGGGACGACCAGCAGCACG GTTTGCTCTACGTGTCCCATGATCATGGCCAACCGCTGCAGCTTCAGCGCCCATCAGCGAATGCACAAGAACCGCCCGCCCCACGTCTGCCCGGAATGCGGCGGCAATTTCCTTCTGGCCAACTTCGAGGCCCACCTGAAGGAGGCCTGCCTGCACTTCTCCCGCAGAGTCGGGTACAG GTGCCCCAGCTGCGCTGTGGTCTTCGGTGGCGTCAACTCCATCAAGTCCCACATCCAGACGTCCCACTGCGAGGTGTTCCACAAGTGCCCCATCTGCCCCATGGCGTTCAAGTCGGCTCCCAGCGCCCACGCCCACGTCTACACGCAGCACCCCGGCTTCAGCAACCAGCAGTCCAA GATGATTTATAAGTGTGCGATGTGCGACACTGTCTTCACCCACAAACCGCTGCTTTCCTCCCACTTCGATCAACATCTGCTAAACCAGCGCGTCAGCGTCTTCAAGTGTCCCGACTGCCCACTGCTCTTTGCCCAGAAGCGCACCATGCTGGAGCACCTCAAG AACACCCACCAGCCCCAGAAGCCCAAGGACGACGTGGTGAAGAAGGCGGCTGTCCTGCTGACGCCGAAGCAGGAGCCTGTGGAAACCCCAGTGTCCAAGATCTCGGAGGAGTCGTCGTCCTCCACAGAGGAGGATGAGCCCCCCAGCTCCCCGGAGCTGCGCAAGACCAAGCGGAGCCGCTTCCAGCGCAAGACAGTCAACAAGTCCAAGTGCAGCGGGTGGACGTGTGGCGTTTGCCACTCCTGGTTCCCAGAGCGCGATGAATACGTCTCCCACATGAAGAAGGACCATGGCAAG tcgGTGAAGAAGTTCCCGTGCCACCTGTGTGAGCGCTcgttctgctctgctcccagcctcCGGAGACACGTGCGAGTCAACCATGAAGGGATCAAGCGCGTCTATCCCTGCCG GTACTGCACCGAGGGCAAACGGACCTTCAGCAGCCGGCTGATCCTAGAGAAACACATCCAAGTGCGACATGGAATCAAGGTGACTGACCAGACGAAGAGCCAGGAGGTCGTTATCGCCCGGATAGGGTCTGGCACTGGGCAG GTGTCCGGTCGGAAGCGGAAGCTGTCCTCGGATGAGGGCGACTCGTGCAGTGAGGAGCCGGACAGCACCACCCCTCCCTCCAAAAACCCCAAGGGCGAACGCAAAGCTCCCTTCCGGTGCCGGAAATGTGGATACCTTGCCAGCAGCTCCGCTGAATTCCAGGAGCACATTCCCCAGCACCGGACTGACGAGAGCTCCCACCAGTGCCGGGAGTGTGGGCTCTGCTTCACCTCCCAGGTGTCCCTCAACCGCCACCGCTTTATCACCcacaagaagaagaagggagCGGGCGAGGCTGAGGAGCCAGGGCCGCGGAGCCCGCTGGAAGGAGGCGCCCAGCATGCAGCCGACGGAAAACTCTCCTGCAAGGTGTGCGGCCGCTGCTTCGACAGCCAACTCAACCTCAAGACGCACTTCCGCACGCACGGCATGGCCTTTATCCGCGCCAGGCAGAACGCGAGCCCCGAGAACTAG